Part of the Coriobacteriia bacterium genome is shown below.
CACATCAGCGGCTCAATAAGGTCACGGCGCTCGCGGTGCTCTCAAGCGATGCCATGTCGTCGGTCGCGTACGCCCCGCAGGAGATTCTGCTCACGCTCGCGCTCGCGGGTCCGCTGGTGCTGCACCTGACGATGCCGATCGCGGTCGCAATCTGCACCCTACTCGCGATCGTGGTGTTGTCGTATAGGCAGACCATCCGAGAGTATCCCGGCGGCGGCGGCTCTTACATCGTCGCGAAAGAGAACCTCGGAATCTGGCCCGGGCTTGTTGCCGGCGCATCGCTGCTCGTTGACTACATCCTCACGGTCGCCGTTTCGGTTTCCGCCGCTGTGGCCGCAATCACGTCGGCCGCACCGAAGTTGCTGCCGTACACGGTCGAGATAGCGGTTGTCTTGGTGGTGTTACTCGCGATCGCGAACCTGCGCGGCGTCAAGGAGTCCGGTGCTCTGTTCGCTCCGCCCACCTACGCGTTCATTGTCCTTCTCGGCTTCATGGTCGCCGTTGGCTTGTGGCGATTCGCGACAGGCGACCCCTTCGCCGTACCGATTCCGACGCACCCCGTAGAGGCCGTGCAGTCTCTGACGCTGTTCCTGCTGCTCAAGGCGTTCTCGTCGGGATGCTCGGCGATGACCGGAGTCGAGGCGATCACCAACGGCGTGCAGTTGTTCAGGACGCCGCAAGCCAAGAACGCGCAGATCACGATGGCTTGGATGGGTGCCATCCTGGTGACCTTGATGCTTGGCGTGTCTGCCCTCGCCGTGCTGGCGCGGGTTGAGCCGAGTGAGACCGAGACACTCATCAGCCAGCTGTCGCGCGCGATGTTTGGGACGGGCGTGCTCTACTACGCCATCTCCGCGAGCGTCGCCCTCATCCTGGTTCTCGCAGCCAATACGGCCTACGCGGACTTCCCGCGGCTGTCCTCGTTCATCGCGGAAGACGACTTCCTGCCGCACCAACTCAAGGATCGTGGCTACCGTCTCGTGTTCAGCAACGGAATCATCCTTCTCACGGCAGCCGCTATCGCTCTGCTGATTGGATTCAGGGGGCAGACGACTCGGCTGATCCCGCTCTACGCCATTGGCGTGTTCATGTCCTTCACGCTGTCGCAGGCGGGTATGGTGGTTCACCACTATCGGCTGCGCGAGCCGAGGTGGCGCCTCTCACTGAGCATCAACACCATCGGTGCGATCTCGACCGGGCTTGTGACGGCAATCGTGGCGATCACCAAGTTCAGCACCGGCGCATGGATCGTCGTCATCCTGATCCCGATCATCGTCGCGTACTTCCTGTGGGTGCAGCGTCAGTACGCGCGCGTCAAAGCGGCGCTCGCGATTCGCGAGGAGGACCTCGACAACCTCAACTGGCAGACGCACAACCGGATGCAGAACCACGTGGTCGTGCTGGTCAGCGCAATCGACCGGCGTCTCGTGCGGGCGATTCAGTACGCGAAGTCGCTGCGGGCGGACACGCTTGAGGCCGTCTACGTCGACATCTCCGGTCAGGCCGATGAGATGC
Proteins encoded:
- a CDS encoding APC family permease; amino-acid sequence: MAGLKRILLGNPLHNREAAHQRLNKVTALAVLSSDAMSSVAYAPQEILLTLALAGPLVLHLTMPIAVAICTLLAIVVLSYRQTIREYPGGGGSYIVAKENLGIWPGLVAGASLLVDYILTVAVSVSAAVAAITSAAPKLLPYTVEIAVVLVVLLAIANLRGVKESGALFAPPTYAFIVLLGFMVAVGLWRFATGDPFAVPIPTHPVEAVQSLTLFLLLKAFSSGCSAMTGVEAITNGVQLFRTPQAKNAQITMAWMGAILVTLMLGVSALAVLARVEPSETETLISQLSRAMFGTGVLYYAISASVALILVLAANTAYADFPRLSSFIAEDDFLPHQLKDRGYRLVFSNGIILLTAAAIALLIGFRGQTTRLIPLYAIGVFMSFTLSQAGMVVHHYRLREPRWRLSLSINTIGAISTGLVTAIVAITKFSTGAWIVVILIPIIVAYFLWVQRQYARVKAALAIREEDLDNLNWQTHNRMQNHVVVLVSAIDRRLVRAIQYAKSLRADTLEAVYVDISGQADEMQQKWREADFGTRLNIIDSPYREITAPIMDYVRAIPRPTRDHVVTVIIPEYVPENLPDNILHDQTALILKTQLFAEPGMIVTDVPYNMAEVDAPEA